Within the Solenopsis invicta isolate M01_SB chromosome 11, UNIL_Sinv_3.0, whole genome shotgun sequence genome, the region TCTCGGGGAATCGTTCGAACGCCAGTGTCtcgtttaataaagtttaatagaCGACCGCGCCCGTCGCGCGAGTGTCGAGCTCTCGAGTGTCCCGAGTCCCGGATTCATCgcctcgcgtgcgcgcgcgcgcgcgcgtccttCGACATCTCCCGTTTGCTTTAATTTCAACGTTGACGAGCCTTCTTATCGAGCTTTCTTTTCGCTCGCACGCGTCTAAGCGATCGTTCCGAGAAAGCGCGAGATGACGGAGATCTATAACTTGGGTGTCGATGCCATCAGTTGTCACGCATGGAACAGAGATAGAACTGGTATGGAAGATCATCTTTCCCTCTAAGAGCTTTATCATTAGATATTAGATTTGGAGGAAACGATAGGAAGAATAATCGAGAGCCGTTTTCACAGAGGTTGCAGTATGCCCGAACAACAATGAGATCCAAGTGCACAAACGTACTTCTTCCGGATGGAAGTTGCTGGAGACCCTGGAGGAACATCATATGGCTGTCATGGGAATCGACTGGGCACCAAAGACTAATCGCATAGTCACCTGTTCCGCGGACAAGAACGCCTACGTATGGACTCAGAAAGAAGACGGCAAGTGGGATCCCGCTTGGGTTCTCTTGCGAATAAATCGAGCCGCTACATGTGTAAAATGGTCTCCTCTAGGTACGATTTACGCACGTTTAAAACCATCGTTATGTACTTGAAACTTATACTTGTGGTTTTGTACAAAAACTATCgttacagaaaataaatttgccgTGGGTTCTGGAGGACGAGTTATAGCTGTTTGTTACTTTGTATCAGAGAATAATTGGTGGTTATGTAAACATATTAAACGTCCATTGAGGTCTACGGTAACTACCGTCGACTGGCATCCAGATAATAAGGTTCTGGTTGCTGGATCGACAGATTACAAGGTCCGTGTCTTCAGTGCATTTATCAGTGATATGGAGGACGCTCCTGGTACTAGTTCTTGGGGACAAAGTAATACCTTAGGAACATTGTTGGTTGAGTTTCCCAACACACCCAGTGGaggtaaaattataaaactaatcatttcttttattgcattttattatacatttttaattatatatatatatatatatatatatatatatatatatagaaatgattagttatatatatatatataattaaaaatctacaatatacaaaatgtacaaattGTCAGATATTTGTCATTATGAAGAATTGAACTTATCATAATTGCTTTTATGCATTCAGGTGGCTGGATACATTCAGTAGCATTCAGCCCATGTGGCAATAAAATTTGTTGGGTGGCGCACAACTCGTCAATATGTGTCGCCGATGCTACTAAAGGAAACGCAGTCATGAGACTATATACAGAGCATTTACCGTTTTTAAGTTGCATTTGGATAGGTTCTAATAACATTGTTGCCGCTGTAAGCGAGATACGACCTTTAAAAATCATCCATCCTAGATATCGTTCCGATTGgtgattctctctttctctctcttttttgtaGGGGCATAGCTGTATGCCAATGTTGTATTCCGTAGATGACAACggacaaatatattttgtttcaaagttAGACAACACGCAAAAAAAAGAGATTGCCGGATTATCCGCTATGCGAAAGTTCCAGTCGCTAGATCGACAAGCGAGGAACGAGACGAATGATAATGCTTTGGATAGCGTGCATCAAAACACAATCAATTGCGTTCGCAGAGTATCCGATCGTGAATTTAGCACAAGCAGTTTAGATGGACAACTAGTAGTTTGGGACTTGAAGGTAATTTGTGTGTTACGTGGTGTTTCAATATTAATGTTAACGATACATTCTAATCAATATTTGTCTTTATCAAGCTTCTAGAGAATTCCATTGCTGGTCTCAAGATAGCGTAAgcatgaaactttttttatattgcgaAGATCAGAGATATTACATCCAATACAACGatgtataaatgttaaaatgaatACTATACAATTTCTCATTAATCAGTCGCCTCATTAAATTTCCCACGCGATTCCTAGCTccttgaaaagaaaattatcatTACGCTTTACGAGATGGGAAACATTTAATAAGAAGGGAAGGTAAGAGCTTGACGTCGTTGGAACATCATCGACAGACATAAAGTGTCTAAAAAGTCTGAATCTTAGTTTATCCATAGTATCTTTACTATTTCACCGATATTTCTTATTTTGCTCTAACCAAAATCTGCTAAATCTTGAAGATGTTTTGagctttaaaaacaaatttatttaaaaaataaatgaagaatttAAGAGGTCTCGATAAAGTATTTAAAGCttggaaaaatgaaaaatcgataaattaaaacattctatttttacttgtaaaaattatcgcATAAAACGAAAAACTTGAACTACAAGAGCAAAGTTTCAGTtgttttatacgtaaaaaatatttgtccgttaatagagattttatttttatatgaaaatatattggAAAATGTGCAAATCAGGAGATTTCTTTCGATTTACGGGGCATTAAAGATCGTAGCGAAGGGTGAGCGCGATATCGCACATTGCCAGGCGCGCGCAATCCCATTCGAGCGCTATTAAGTAGCTGGCACACGCGCCAGGAAGGCAGCGCCGATAAGCGAGGGTGGGGATGAGGAGGCAAGAGGCAGGCAGGCAGCCAGCCAGCGAGCCAGCCAGCCAGCTAGCCAGAGTGGACAAGTTCAGCAACGCGAATATCGATTCAGTCTCGCGCAAACCACCCTTACGCGGTACGGTGTGCCGCTGCCGTCACCGCGAATATCGCTCAATCTCGTCGCTACTGGTCGAATCTTGCCATGCTCACGACCGCTTGCGCGTAAACAGAGGCTGTGACAATTAGACTCGTACGAGTATCTCTCGATGAGCTGGCCCAAATTGGCCCTCCGATCTCCTCGCGAtcccgtcgccgtcgtcgtcgccgtcgtcgccgtcgtcgcgatGTCGAGCATCGATGTGCCGCGCTCGACGTGGATATCCCGTCGCGCCGATCGCGATTATTGATTCTCGACCAACTCGCGCTCCGTTTTCCTTCTACGGCTACCGAACCGTACAGAATCGTATCGTTGATGAGCGTacgcggcgcgcgcgcgcacgccttGAGAAATAGAAGAAAGTAAGGAGTGAAAATCTCGCGCGGGCAGGCAAGCGGACaagcgtgtgcgcgcgcgcgcgctcacgtccgcccgctcgctcgctcgctgccCTATCGTATCCCTTCGCGTGCGCGCTGCTATCATCCCCTTCTGCCGAGAGCCGAGAGTGCGTCGTCGTcgccagcgcggcgcggcgcggcgcgcgcggaAGACTCGTCTGTCGTCCGACTATCGAGTCGAATATGACGTTGCTCCGTCATCCACAAATCGTCGTATCGCGTTACTCTTGACTACGAAGAAGAAGcagaagcagcagcagcagcagcaacaacaacagcagcagcagcacggACGCCGCGGAGAGACGCGCGAGACAAGCCACCAAGTGGTGCGGTGGTGCGACAGCGGCGGGAAGAGACGCCAAGAGCCGCGACGGTCGaacgccgtcgtcgccgccgtcgccgccgcctcATCGAGGAGGCATCATGTCTTCGATATCGGCGCAGGGCGTCGTCGAGCGTGCCAGCGCCGAATTGACCAAACGAATCAACGGCCTGGGATTGCGGACGTCGAAGCATCATGGTCGGTGATAGTAAAGAGCACGTTTCCGTCCATTTTACCTGCTCCGTCATCCCTTGACTTTTGCTATactgccgccaccaccaccgccaccgccaccaacaccaccaccaccaccaccaccaccgccaccaacaccaccaccaccaccaccaccttcTCTTGCTGCTGCTCCTGTAGTAGTGGCGCGCGCGTACCGTCGTACCTAATCCGTGTTAAATCCACGCTGgcttcgattttttttctcctccACCAAGGGAGGAATCGGTGTCAAGTTTATCTTCCGCTCGAATGGCGATAGAGAATAAAAAGCTGTAACAGGGGTCACCACCGATTCGCTGATCCCCGATTTCTCTCGCGCGACTCCATTTCTACCTACCCTCCTTACGTAATTCATCTCTTCGCGAAAGCtcgtctctccctctccccccccctctctctctcttcttttatcTGAGCGTTCTATCGGTGTTCGCTGGAGCGACGCGTTCGTTACGAGCGCGGAAACAAAACTTGCACCCTTGCTACACGCGatattttttccataatttATCAAGCGGCACACCACTGCGCTACGTGACTTTCGTCATCGCAATCTTAACTGCAATGAAATCGATAGCACATACGTTCTCGTGCATGCAAAAATAGCAGCGATATCGCCAACTCGAGTATAACGAAACACTTTTAGAGTCTAGCTTGTAGAGTCTAACTTTCCCGCTTAGCATCGCGCTTTACGATAATCGTGATGTGCAAGGCGGTCCAGTTTTCTCGATCGATGAAAAGATCTCAACCGAATAGTCGGATTTGAGAATCCAATCGACATCTTGGTCTAATTCGACATCTTGTGTTTTTTCCCTTGCTAAACGCGCCCCGCGCCACGTCACCCACGATTCATCACATCTCTTCAATTTGAACGTTGAAAAACGCGCCGAAGACTACTGCGTTTACCTTAAAAGACACgcaaatagaaattattaaatatctgtaaaaataatCAGGCACTAAGTTCAagctttttgttttaaaattgtattcgCGTGTAAATTTACCTCTTGATAAAAGACGATGGAGAAAATAGATCAATTTTAGTTCCCAAAGTGGCAAACAAAAACGTTATAGTTTTTTATCTGTTGAATCTAATTctgcatttttcaaaaaattttatttttcagaaaagtattcaaatattaaatatctataataatactgtaaattattattgttgagcTTTACGAACATAGCGTTTTTCTACTACTAAAACATGATAATTCGTGTTCTgctgggtaaaaaaaaaattatctataggAGCGATAAGAactattttaaatcttgactACACGACATTTGAgagcattattatttattatgtttttcaaaGATTCTTTCGTAGAGTATACTGTTTGTATTTTGTGTTGTAATACTAGAAactttactattaaaaattgcaaaatttgcgcaaaaaatatttttaagatttactTTAACCGAATAAGGCGTTctcttcatttattaatttgtattattcacATTGGTCGATTTTCACTTAATATCCTcctctattttatatattataattatatatttttataccgtTGTCATAATAGttttttacgtatttaataactttatatgcTGATTTAAATGCTTTTCcgacatattaaaattatttaaaggatTCAGAATCAGAATCAACAGCTCAAAAGCTACAAAAAACATATCGTTTTAATTTATCACTCCAAAAGCCAAAATTGGCCCATTTTACTCACCTATTGACCCACCGTTGTTCTTTAGTTTaacctgttttattttttatgttatatatatatatatatatatatatatatatatatatatatatatatatatatatatagatatcgCGTTTTGGGTATAAGAGATATTCTACTACTCATCGAGCCATATTTGTTTACACGCTTAGAATCCCTCAAAAGCTTCTCAAATTTGCGTTACTTGTTATTAacgtataatatattgttaaattcgGAATACGTTTATGCATCGCGCACACGGCACTCTTGTAAAACATACGTTTTACACAAGAAATGgaaaaactttgttagcaaaaCATTCCCGGAAACTGGAAATTTGAAAGAAACACAAGGAAACGTAATTAACAATAAGAATTCcgtttaattttcgaattgcaCGTAACGATACGGAGGCGATGACACTCTtttctcaaatatatatatatatatatatatatatatatatatatatatatatataattgatcAAAGAGAACTATAAATACAGAATGCAACTCTCACACAAATGTATAGATGccaaatgaaaaaattgaaaagaatgaaaaaaataatacgccGGAAAATCTCATAACTGTAATATCGCTATCACATTATAGTGGATATTATCGCCATTTGTACAAGATAAGCTTATACAGTtgctaaaagtaaaaataatttgcaagaTAAATGACATGAGGAAATAGCGGTGCACCGCGTCGTGCGCGAGCCAAATAGAACATACAGCTCTGAAAGAAAACAAGAATACCCAGGAGAACTTTGACTAATCTATCATGCCAAATTTCGCTAACGTATGGAAAATTACAGTACAGTCACGCTGATACTGTATCGACTCAGAAGTCTGATTGTGAGAAGAAAAAGTAAAGCACAACTTTAAACACAATTCCAGTTTACGTCTTGCCGctttacgtaatattaaaaatttcatagatccTTCAAAGCCCAAcaagttttgattttttttctttaatttttctgttcTTTAGTCGAGCAGATTTTCACTTTCACAATTTCTTTACTCTTAGCTCTAGCTTTTTCCTGGTCGAATTGTATCCTCTAACTCTAAACCATCTCGTTCTCTTTCGACTTGAAACTTTGAATTTTCCAATGTTATGATTATCGCTTAATCCACTGCTACTTTGAAAAGTAGCGAATgaagaatgtttttttaaaagaagtaaattttttcaGGGAGCGGCAAGACGAGCGTCATGGAACGCGTGACGAACGTCTTCTGTGGCAGCAGTAACAGCGTCGCTTATATGAATTTACAAAGTGCGAATAATGTAAACGCGACACCCGAAAAGCCCAGCCGAAGTGCCGCACAGAACGCCATTAACAATGTGCCAGCGGGCAATAATAAGGAACGCATGAATAATGTCACTCCGAGCAGAACTAGAATACCTAGAAACAAGATGAAGATAGCCGTTCCCCTGGCCAGTGGAGGAACCGGCGGCTACGTGCCGCCGTCTACGTGGGAACACTTGATGCAGGACGATAATTTCCTTGGACGATTTTTTCTCTACTTTAACGCTACGGAAAGAAGAATCTTGGCTCAGGTGCGTGTAACGGATGAAACGATGACATTTTCTCCTTTTCATTTCTATACGTTAATAATGCCATGACGTTCAACGTCCGCACGATTCGCACGTCCCTATTCTATAAAGATAAAGGCAAAGATAAAGATGTATCCTCACCAGCAAAATGCATTACCGATGCAACCCAGCGCTTAACTGTATGACATTATCGTGTGTATAGGTTTGCACGAGATGGAGAGATGTTCTGTATGCAAGACCACGTCTTTGGACAGGGCTGGTGCCAGTGGTGCGATGTCGCGAGGCTCGCGCTATGCAACCAAACGCTCGTACTCGACTTTACGCTTCTCTAGTGAGAAGAGGTTTCGATTCGTTAGTCCTTCTGAGTGCAACGGATGAAGATATTCCGGAATTAACACGCGGTTTCCCATTGGCACAACGATACGTGCACTCTCTATCGTTACGATGCTGCGCGGTAACGGACAGAGGTCTCGAAGCTCTCTTGGATCATTTGCAGGTAAATTTCTTacctttaaattatttttcattggaCACACACGATACGCAAGTCAAATCGACTTACGGTTTGCCATTATTTTTAGGCTTTGTACGAGCTTGAATTGGCCGGCTGCAATGAGATAACGGAGGCTGGCCTGTGGGCATGCCTTACCCCCAGAATAGTGTCGTTGTCTTTATCGGACTGCATCAATGTCGCCGACGAGGCTGTGGGCGCCGTCGCTCAACTATTGCCGAGCCTTTACGAGTTTTCTTTGCAAGCTTATCACGTTACTGATGCTGCGCTCGGTTACTTCAGTGCAAAACAAAGCAGTGCGCTCACCATTTTAAAGTTGCAATCCTGCTGGGAGCTCACAAATCACGGCGTAGTCAATATTGGTAAGAATCCTGTTgtcacttttatattattttcacgtATTTCATTCAGATTTATTTCTCTTCATCTCAAATTCTTTCTTATACCATATtatgtattaatgtattaatgtaCGAGACCttttgagaaatttaatataaaaatataaaaacactctttgatattattatatctttaaaaattaaaattaagtcatatttattgaaatagataataaaactttattttctagataaaacttttttttccttcaaatcCTTAAAATCACGCGataagaacaaaaatatttgtgttaaaatgtCTTTtgctaattgttaattttaattaccatctttgttaatgatttaattaattaactagttgaatatatgtatgtatgaatatatttatgtatgtagaGAGTAATAGTCTGAAATTAAAGCAGATGCAGCTATGTGCTAGCTTGagattaaatttagaattaaggAACATAGCTTTATTTAGCTTTCAAGCTGTCACCGATAGCTCAGGCTTAAGTTGTAATGAGCGTGCTAGAAAATGAAAGCGTGTACTTTGCggatataacaaatttattgtatatttttaacggAACATTTTTAAGCAGACAATTacgttgataaaattttatacgtcaacTATTTGTGTTTTTGaacatgaaattaatttacattaattaaatttataaaataattaaaatgaaaaaataaaaaattaaattttcacttcaaaatgtcaaatttaaatgtcaaatgtCAAATCTAATAAAtctatacacatttttttcatttctgcTCTAAAAAGCAAAGATACAATagaatgattttttataaatataaaaattttttatattttttttcgcagCTTATTTTATAAGCAGATGTTTTAAGAGACTGTGTTTTCGAAATACAAGatgtcaaagttaaaaaaaaaaaaatacgaatttcaaaaatctgaaaaacgcttacagatatttttattcaaatttgacATCCTCGTATTTGGAAAACAAAATACTTTAGGGCATATAttcacaaaatctttttttcgtaaaataagcCAAGGAATAgccttttgaatttttttgtacttaGGAATCACTCTgcacataatataatatagtaatatccAAATTTGTGTTCGAAAGATTTTTGTGTatctttttatagttttaaaataatactatatacTTTTCTCttcgtatgtaattatataagatatgttaaattaatattaatatattcgtTTTTGCCTTAGTACATTCCTTGCCCAATCTGACTGTACTGTCGCTTTCCGGATGCAGTAAAGTAACAGATGACGGCGTTGAATTAATCGCGGAAAACTTGCCAAGACTTCGTTCCTTAGATCTCAGCTGGTGCTCAAGGATAACAGATGCAGCCTTAGAATATATTGCCTGtgatttgaataatttagaagaaCTCACATTAGATAGGtaagaagaaattaattcaagtaTAACTAAATTTGCAATTACTTTCAATCAAGATACTATTTGTTGTgataataaacatatatgtgacttatttgttatatatttcatgtttctaatatatttttataatttatgataacgcatttatatttgtatcttttacattgtatatttttcatattactgTACAGGTGTGTACACATTACTGACATCGGCGTCGGTTACATCTCGACGATGGTTTCATTGAGTGCTTTGTTTTTGAGATGGTGTTCACAACTCAGAGATTTCGGACTTCAACACTTATGTGTCATGAGATCTCTACA harbors:
- the LOC105205943 gene encoding actin-related protein 2/3 complex subunit 1A-A, giving the protein MTEIYNLGVDAISCHAWNRDRTEVAVCPNNNEIQVHKRTSSGWKLLETLEEHHMAVMGIDWAPKTNRIVTCSADKNAYVWTQKEDGKWDPAWVLLRINRAATCVKWSPLENKFAVGSGGRVIAVCYFVSENNWWLCKHIKRPLRSTVTTVDWHPDNKVLVAGSTDYKVRVFSAFISDMEDAPGTSSWGQSNTLGTLLVEFPNTPSGGGWIHSVAFSPCGNKICWVAHNSSICVADATKGNAVMRLYTEHLPFLSCIWIGSNNIVAAGHSCMPMLYSVDDNGQIYFVSKLDNTQKKEIAGLSAMRKFQSLDRQARNETNDNALDSVHQNTINCVRRVSDREFSTSSLDGQLVVWDLKLLENSIAGLKIA
- the LOC105198817 gene encoding F-box/LRR-repeat protein 16 isoform X1; protein product: MSSISAQGVVERASAELTKRINGLGLRTSKHHGSGKTSVMERVTNVFCGSSNSVAYMNLQSANNVNATPEKPSRSAAQNAINNVPAGNNKERMNNVTPSRTRIPRNKMKIAVPLASGGTGGYVPPSTWEHLMQDDNFLGRFFLYFNATERRILAQVCTRWRDVLYARPRLWTGLVPVVRCREARAMQPNARTRLYASLVRRGFDSLVLLSATDEDIPELTRGFPLAQRYVHSLSLRCCAVTDRGLEALLDHLQALYELELAGCNEITEAGLWACLTPRIVSLSLSDCINVADEAVGAVAQLLPSLYEFSLQAYHVTDAALGYFSAKQSSALTILKLQSCWELTNHGVVNIVHSLPNLTVLSLSGCSKVTDDGVELIAENLPRLRSLDLSWCSRITDAALEYIACDLNNLEELTLDRCVHITDIGVGYISTMVSLSALFLRWCSQLRDFGLQHLCVMRSLQVLSVAGCPLLTSSGLSSLIQLRHLHELELTNCPGTSRELFDYLHEHLPRCLIIE
- the LOC105198817 gene encoding F-box/LRR-repeat protein 16 isoform X2, with protein sequence MENYSTVTLILYRLRSLIVRRKRSGKTSVMERVTNVFCGSSNSVAYMNLQSANNVNATPEKPSRSAAQNAINNVPAGNNKERMNNVTPSRTRIPRNKMKIAVPLASGGTGGYVPPSTWEHLMQDDNFLGRFFLYFNATERRILAQVCTRWRDVLYARPRLWTGLVPVVRCREARAMQPNARTRLYASLVRRGFDSLVLLSATDEDIPELTRGFPLAQRYVHSLSLRCCAVTDRGLEALLDHLQALYELELAGCNEITEAGLWACLTPRIVSLSLSDCINVADEAVGAVAQLLPSLYEFSLQAYHVTDAALGYFSAKQSSALTILKLQSCWELTNHGVVNIVHSLPNLTVLSLSGCSKVTDDGVELIAENLPRLRSLDLSWCSRITDAALEYIACDLNNLEELTLDRCVHITDIGVGYISTMVSLSALFLRWCSQLRDFGLQHLCVMRSLQVLSVAGCPLLTSSGLSSLIQLRHLHELELTNCPGTSRELFDYLHEHLPRCLIIE